A window of Neorhizobium galegae bv. orientalis str. HAMBI 540 genomic DNA:
CAAGGACGTGGCGATGACCGGCGAGATCACCCTTCGCGGCCGCGTGCTGCCGATCGGCGGCCTCAAGGAAAAGCTGCTTGCCGCCCTTCGCGGCAACATCAAGACCGTTCTGATCCCGGAAGAGAACGCCAAGGATCTGGCCGAGATTCCGGACAACGTGAAAAACAACATGGAGATCATTCCGGTTTCCCGCATGGGCGAGGTGATCCGTCACGCGCTCGTCCGTCAGCCGGAACCGATCGAATGGGATGGCACGGTGGAAACGCCGCTGATCACCACGGTCGAAGGTGTGGACGACGCGGGCGTAACCATAGCCCACTGATCGATAGTCTTTTGGTTATGCCAAATTGGCACCAGCAATGAAAAAAAGCCGGCACAACGCCGGCTTTTTTTGTGAAAAATAACGTCTACCCCTTGTTTTTCAGGCGATTGCGGAGCTTTTGGGTTGCCACGGGCGGGCGCCTGACTATTGTCTGCCCCGATTACATGAGTCGTTCCAAAACCGTTTGAAAGGGGTGGAAACATGAATAAGAATGAGTTGGTATCCGCAGTGGCCGAGAAGGCCGGCCTCTCTAAGGCTGATGCCGCATCCGCTGTAGACGCCGTTTTTGAGACCGTACAGGCTGAACTGAAGAAGGGCGGCGATATCCGTCTTGCCGGTTTCGGCAGCTTCTCCGTTTCCCGTCGCGAAGCGTCCAAGGGTCGTAATCCGTCGACCGGCGCCGAAGTCGACATCCCGGCACGTAACGTGCCGAAGTTCTCGGCCGGTAAGGGCCTGAAGGACGCAGTCAACAGCTAACGCGCTGCCTTTGAGGCATCCTGTTACAGTCTCATATTTCGAAAAGGCCCGGGTTATTCCCGGGCCTTTTTTACGAGCCGCAAATCGCTGCCAATCACAACTCCGGATGTGAAAACTGTCATCCGCCTGTCGGGGACTGCGTGGTGCGTGACGGCAAGCTCAGCGTTCCTACCAGCGCTGATGCACGTGCGGGGCAACCAGCCGCGCATAGATTTCCTTGGTCGCCGTCATCACGTCGGCCGAAAGTGCGGCAAGC
This region includes:
- the hupB gene encoding DNA-binding protein HupB, with the protein product MNKNELVSAVAEKAGLSKADAASAVDAVFETVQAELKKGGDIRLAGFGSFSVSRREASKGRNPSTGAEVDIPARNVPKFSAGKGLKDAVNS